From Toxorhynchites rutilus septentrionalis strain SRP chromosome 2, ASM2978413v1, whole genome shotgun sequence, a single genomic window includes:
- the LOC129765165 gene encoding far upstream element-binding protein 3 isoform X5, which translates to MSDYSNQNSQNFSQSSAFAAALQRAKQIAAKIHPGGGQPVKRTLEDDSGPESKKFGGQSDYNNANSPTGMSPAAMQAAAQAAAVAARLSQINNNSNSNSSAGAQDPVQRARDLISKMVNQQGGHNGPMDNGNNHGGGGGGGGGRGGFGSSNFNNQPFQEIMIPGSKVGLIIGKGGETIKQLQEKSGAKMVIIQDGPGQEMEKPLRISGDPHKVEMAKQLVYDLIQEKDNYTQRQTMNGTEQAEVFVPKSAVGVVIGKGGDMIKKIQGESGCKLQFIQGRGDGPGDRRCIVQGSRAQVEEGKRMIEELIESVQRREQQGGGRGRGERDDRGDRGDRPHRGRDSHDNGNGGQYGNEYSGPQVTREEYTFTVPVNKCGIIIGRGGDTIKQINQQSGAHTEMDRKVSANQTTEKTFTCKGEPHQVEEAKRLIQEKINMEINLVYVGTSTAPAQQYQNNGQNAYGQGWGGYQQQSWDQTQQVQASAATAVAAQQQQQAGGQADYSQQWIEYYRGGPTNRSHPSSSRQMGMHREAEMIEQQVKARQVAAQQGATAPPAVQTTQVVATSNAGAQQSTGGGQADYSAEWAEYYRRLGRIDEAEAIEKQIATNKAPQVQTTTGGQPGNAAGQPFNAASGGPGAAGGNPQQMAAQQAAAAGGYGAQQYQQYYAGAAAAGGQPGGYQGYPYGGGYPGQQGGQPGQQPGGQGQDKN; encoded by the exons atGAGTGATTATTCAAACCAGAACtcgcaaaattttagtcaatcGTCAGCATTTGCAGCCGCTTTACAGAGAGCAAAACAA ATTGCAGCTAAAATACACCCTGGTGGTGGCCAACCGGTGAAGAGAACGCTAGAGGACGACTCGGGACCAGAATCGAAAAAGTTTGGGGGACAGTCTGACTATAATAATGCAAACTCGCCGACTGGCATGAGCCCAGCTGCTATGCAAGCCGCTGCTCAAGCTGCAGCCGTAGCCGCACGTTTATCGCAAATCAACAACAATTCTAACTCGAACTCGTCCGCGGGAGCACAAGATCCGGTCCAGAGAGCACGCGATCTGATTAGCAAGATGGTAAATCAGCAGGGAGGCCACAACGGTCCAATGGACAATGGTAACAACCACGGTGGAGGTGGAGGTGGCGGCGGAGGCCGTGGAGGCTTCGGCTCATCCAATTTCAACAACCAACCCTTCCAGGAAATTATGATTCCAGGATCAAAAGTTGGTTTGATCATCGGTAAAGGAGGCGAAACAATCAAACAGTTGCAGGAGAAATCCGGCGCCAAGATGGTGATTATCCAGGATGGGCCTGGACAAGAAATGGAGAAACCGTTGCGAATTTCCGGAGACCCGCATAAGGTAGAAATGGCAAAGCAGCTGGTTTACGACCTTATACAAGAGAAAGACAATTATACCCAACGACAAACTATGAACGGAACTGAGCAGGCAGAAGTATTCGTCCCTAAGTCAGCCGTTGGTGTCGTTATTGGAAAAGGTGGAGACATGATCAAAAAGATTCAGGGTGAATCTGGTTGCAAGTTACAATTCATCCAGGGACGAGGTGATGGACCTGGTGATCGACGATGCATCGTGCAGGGTTCCAGAGCACAAGTTGAAGAAGGCAAGAGAATGATCGAAGAGCTGATCGAGAGCGTTCAGCGACGTGAACAGCAGGGTGGTGGACGAGGCAGAGGCGAACGCGATGATCGTGGCGACCGAGGTGACAGACCTCACCGTGGACGTGACAGTCACGACAACGGTAACGGTGGACAGTATGGAAACGAGTACAGCGGTCCCCAGGTTACTCGAGAAGAGTACACATTCACAGTACCTGTGAATAAGTGTGGC ATCATAATTGGCCGCGGTGGGGACACCATCAAGCAGATCAATCAACAATCGGGAGCTCACACTGAAATGGACCGTAAAGTGTCCGCCAATCAGACAACAGAGAAAACATTTACATGCAAGGGTGAACCACATCAAGTGGAGGAAGCCAAGAGATTGATCCAGGAAAAGATAAATATGGAAATCAATCTGGTATACGTCGGTACCTCGACGGCTCCTGCTCAGCAATATCAAAACAATGGTCAGAACGCGTATGGCCAGGGATGGGGCGGCTACCAGCAGCAGTCGTGGGATCAGACTCAGCAAGTACAAGCAAGCGCTGCCACGGCCGTAGCTgctcagcaacagcagcaagcTGGTGGACAAGCCGATTATTCCCAGCAATGGATTGAGTACTATCG AGGAGGACCCACTAATCGGTCTCATCCATCCTCTTCCAGACAAATGGGCATGCACCGCGAAGCCGAAATGATCGAACAGCAAGTGAAAGCCCGGCAGGTAGCAGCTCAGCAAGGAGCAACGGCCCCTCCGGCGGTCCAGACAACACAAG TGGTGGCAACAAGCAATGCTGGAGCACAACAGTCTACTGGTGGTGGTCAAGCGGATTACAGTGCCGAGTGGGCTGAGTACTACCGAAGGCTCGGTAGAATAGATGAGGCCGAAGCAATCGAGAAACAGATCGCTACTAACAAG GCTCCACAGGTACAGACTACTACGGGAGGACAACCGGGCAATGCTGCTGGACAGCCGTTCAATGCTGCAAGTGGAGGCCCTGGCGCAGCCGGAGGGAATCCCCAGCAAATGGCAGCACAGCAAGCAGCTGCTGCTGGTGGTTACGGAGCGCAGCAGTACCAGCAGTACTATGCAGGCGCCGCTGCTGCCGGTGGACAACCAGGAGGATACCAAGGATATCCCTACGGAGGTGGATACCCTGGCCAGCAGGGAGGTCAACCAGGCCAGCAACCAGGTGGCCAAGGACAGGACAAGAACTAG
- the LOC129765165 gene encoding far upstream element-binding protein 3 isoform X1: MSDYSNQNSQNFSQSSAFAAALQRAKQIAAKIHPGGGQPVKRTLEDDSGPESKKFGGQSDYNNANSPTGMSPAAMQAAAQAAAVAARLSQINNNSNSNSSAGAQDPVQRARDLISKMVNQQGGHNGPMDNGNNHGGGGGGGGGRGGFGSSNFNNQPFQEIMIPGSKVGLIIGKGGETIKQLQEKSGAKMVIIQDGPGQEMEKPLRISGDPHKVEMAKQLVYDLIQEKDNYTQRQTMNGTEQAEVFVPKSAVGVVIGKGGDMIKKIQGESGCKLQFIQGRGDGPGDRRCIVQGSRAQVEEGKRMIEELIESVQRREQQGGGRGRGERDDRGDRGDRPHRGRDSHDNGNGGQYGNEYSGPQVTREEYTFTVPVNKCGIIIGRGGDTIKQINQQSGAHTEMDRKVSANQTTEKTFTCKGEPHQVEEAKRLIQEKINMEINLVYVGTSTAPAQQYQNNGQNAYGQGWGGYQQQSWDQTQQVQASAATAVAAQQQQQAGGQADYSQQWIEYYRGGPTNRSHPSSSRQMGMHREAEMIEQQVKARQVAAQQGATAPPAVQTTQAPIANPTVQGQSVVATSNAGAQQSTGGGQADYSAEWAEYYRRLGRIDEAEAIEKQIATNKAPQVQTTTGGQPGNAAGQPFNAASGGPGAAGGNPQQMAAQQAAAAGGYGAQQYQQYYAGAAAAGGQPGGYQGYPYGGGYPGQQGGQPGQQPGGQGQDKN, from the exons atGAGTGATTATTCAAACCAGAACtcgcaaaattttagtcaatcGTCAGCATTTGCAGCCGCTTTACAGAGAGCAAAACAA ATTGCAGCTAAAATACACCCTGGTGGTGGCCAACCGGTGAAGAGAACGCTAGAGGACGACTCGGGACCAGAATCGAAAAAGTTTGGGGGACAGTCTGACTATAATAATGCAAACTCGCCGACTGGCATGAGCCCAGCTGCTATGCAAGCCGCTGCTCAAGCTGCAGCCGTAGCCGCACGTTTATCGCAAATCAACAACAATTCTAACTCGAACTCGTCCGCGGGAGCACAAGATCCGGTCCAGAGAGCACGCGATCTGATTAGCAAGATGGTAAATCAGCAGGGAGGCCACAACGGTCCAATGGACAATGGTAACAACCACGGTGGAGGTGGAGGTGGCGGCGGAGGCCGTGGAGGCTTCGGCTCATCCAATTTCAACAACCAACCCTTCCAGGAAATTATGATTCCAGGATCAAAAGTTGGTTTGATCATCGGTAAAGGAGGCGAAACAATCAAACAGTTGCAGGAGAAATCCGGCGCCAAGATGGTGATTATCCAGGATGGGCCTGGACAAGAAATGGAGAAACCGTTGCGAATTTCCGGAGACCCGCATAAGGTAGAAATGGCAAAGCAGCTGGTTTACGACCTTATACAAGAGAAAGACAATTATACCCAACGACAAACTATGAACGGAACTGAGCAGGCAGAAGTATTCGTCCCTAAGTCAGCCGTTGGTGTCGTTATTGGAAAAGGTGGAGACATGATCAAAAAGATTCAGGGTGAATCTGGTTGCAAGTTACAATTCATCCAGGGACGAGGTGATGGACCTGGTGATCGACGATGCATCGTGCAGGGTTCCAGAGCACAAGTTGAAGAAGGCAAGAGAATGATCGAAGAGCTGATCGAGAGCGTTCAGCGACGTGAACAGCAGGGTGGTGGACGAGGCAGAGGCGAACGCGATGATCGTGGCGACCGAGGTGACAGACCTCACCGTGGACGTGACAGTCACGACAACGGTAACGGTGGACAGTATGGAAACGAGTACAGCGGTCCCCAGGTTACTCGAGAAGAGTACACATTCACAGTACCTGTGAATAAGTGTGGC ATCATAATTGGCCGCGGTGGGGACACCATCAAGCAGATCAATCAACAATCGGGAGCTCACACTGAAATGGACCGTAAAGTGTCCGCCAATCAGACAACAGAGAAAACATTTACATGCAAGGGTGAACCACATCAAGTGGAGGAAGCCAAGAGATTGATCCAGGAAAAGATAAATATGGAAATCAATCTGGTATACGTCGGTACCTCGACGGCTCCTGCTCAGCAATATCAAAACAATGGTCAGAACGCGTATGGCCAGGGATGGGGCGGCTACCAGCAGCAGTCGTGGGATCAGACTCAGCAAGTACAAGCAAGCGCTGCCACGGCCGTAGCTgctcagcaacagcagcaagcTGGTGGACAAGCCGATTATTCCCAGCAATGGATTGAGTACTATCG AGGAGGACCCACTAATCGGTCTCATCCATCCTCTTCCAGACAAATGGGCATGCACCGCGAAGCCGAAATGATCGAACAGCAAGTGAAAGCCCGGCAGGTAGCAGCTCAGCAAGGAGCAACGGCCCCTCCGGCGGTCCAGACAACACAAG CACCGATAGCTAATCCAACTGTCCAAGGTCAATCAGTGGTGGCAACAAGCAATGCTGGAGCACAACAGTCTACTGGTGGTGGTCAAGCGGATTACAGTGCCGAGTGGGCTGAGTACTACCGAAGGCTCGGTAGAATAGATGAGGCCGAAGCAATCGAGAAACAGATCGCTACTAACAAG GCTCCACAGGTACAGACTACTACGGGAGGACAACCGGGCAATGCTGCTGGACAGCCGTTCAATGCTGCAAGTGGAGGCCCTGGCGCAGCCGGAGGGAATCCCCAGCAAATGGCAGCACAGCAAGCAGCTGCTGCTGGTGGTTACGGAGCGCAGCAGTACCAGCAGTACTATGCAGGCGCCGCTGCTGCCGGTGGACAACCAGGAGGATACCAAGGATATCCCTACGGAGGTGGATACCCTGGCCAGCAGGGAGGTCAACCAGGCCAGCAACCAGGTGGCCAAGGACAGGACAAGAACTAG
- the LOC129765165 gene encoding far upstream element-binding protein 3 isoform X6, with protein sequence MSDYSNQNSQNFSQSSAFAAALQRAKQIAAKIHPGGGQPVKRTLEDDSGPESKKFGGQSDYNNANSPTGMSPAAMQAAAQAAAVAARLSQINNNSNSNSSAGAQDPVQRARDLISKMVNQQGGHNGPMDNGNNHGGGGGGGGGRGGFGSSNFNNQPFQEIMIPGSKVGLIIGKGGETIKQLQEKSGAKMVIIQDGPGQEMEKPLRISGDPHKVEMAKQLVYDLIQEKDNYTQRQTMNGTEQAEVFVPKSAVGVVIGKGGDMIKKIQGESGCKLQFIQGRGDGPGDRRCIVQGSRAQVEEGKRMIEELIESVQRREQQGGGRGRGERDDRGDRGDRPHRGRDSHDNGNGGQYGNEYSGPQVTREEYTFTVPVNKCGIIIGRGGDTIKQINQQSGAHTEMDRKVSANQTTEKTFTCKGEPHQVEEAKRLIQEKINMEINLVYVGTSTAPAQQYQNNGQNAYGQGWGGYQQQSWDQTQQVQASAATAVAAQQQQQAGGQADYSQQWIEYYRQMGMHREAEMIEQQVKARQVAAQQGATAPPAVQTTQAPIANPTVQGQSVVATSNAGAQQSTGGGQADYSAEWAEYYRRLGRIDEAEAIEKQIATNKAPQVQTTTGGQPGNAAGQPFNAASGGPGAAGGNPQQMAAQQAAAAGGYGAQQYQQYYAGAAAAGGQPGGYQGYPYGGGYPGQQGGQPGQQPGGQGQDKN encoded by the exons atGAGTGATTATTCAAACCAGAACtcgcaaaattttagtcaatcGTCAGCATTTGCAGCCGCTTTACAGAGAGCAAAACAA ATTGCAGCTAAAATACACCCTGGTGGTGGCCAACCGGTGAAGAGAACGCTAGAGGACGACTCGGGACCAGAATCGAAAAAGTTTGGGGGACAGTCTGACTATAATAATGCAAACTCGCCGACTGGCATGAGCCCAGCTGCTATGCAAGCCGCTGCTCAAGCTGCAGCCGTAGCCGCACGTTTATCGCAAATCAACAACAATTCTAACTCGAACTCGTCCGCGGGAGCACAAGATCCGGTCCAGAGAGCACGCGATCTGATTAGCAAGATGGTAAATCAGCAGGGAGGCCACAACGGTCCAATGGACAATGGTAACAACCACGGTGGAGGTGGAGGTGGCGGCGGAGGCCGTGGAGGCTTCGGCTCATCCAATTTCAACAACCAACCCTTCCAGGAAATTATGATTCCAGGATCAAAAGTTGGTTTGATCATCGGTAAAGGAGGCGAAACAATCAAACAGTTGCAGGAGAAATCCGGCGCCAAGATGGTGATTATCCAGGATGGGCCTGGACAAGAAATGGAGAAACCGTTGCGAATTTCCGGAGACCCGCATAAGGTAGAAATGGCAAAGCAGCTGGTTTACGACCTTATACAAGAGAAAGACAATTATACCCAACGACAAACTATGAACGGAACTGAGCAGGCAGAAGTATTCGTCCCTAAGTCAGCCGTTGGTGTCGTTATTGGAAAAGGTGGAGACATGATCAAAAAGATTCAGGGTGAATCTGGTTGCAAGTTACAATTCATCCAGGGACGAGGTGATGGACCTGGTGATCGACGATGCATCGTGCAGGGTTCCAGAGCACAAGTTGAAGAAGGCAAGAGAATGATCGAAGAGCTGATCGAGAGCGTTCAGCGACGTGAACAGCAGGGTGGTGGACGAGGCAGAGGCGAACGCGATGATCGTGGCGACCGAGGTGACAGACCTCACCGTGGACGTGACAGTCACGACAACGGTAACGGTGGACAGTATGGAAACGAGTACAGCGGTCCCCAGGTTACTCGAGAAGAGTACACATTCACAGTACCTGTGAATAAGTGTGGC ATCATAATTGGCCGCGGTGGGGACACCATCAAGCAGATCAATCAACAATCGGGAGCTCACACTGAAATGGACCGTAAAGTGTCCGCCAATCAGACAACAGAGAAAACATTTACATGCAAGGGTGAACCACATCAAGTGGAGGAAGCCAAGAGATTGATCCAGGAAAAGATAAATATGGAAATCAATCTGGTATACGTCGGTACCTCGACGGCTCCTGCTCAGCAATATCAAAACAATGGTCAGAACGCGTATGGCCAGGGATGGGGCGGCTACCAGCAGCAGTCGTGGGATCAGACTCAGCAAGTACAAGCAAGCGCTGCCACGGCCGTAGCTgctcagcaacagcagcaagcTGGTGGACAAGCCGATTATTCCCAGCAATGGATTGAGTACTATCG ACAAATGGGCATGCACCGCGAAGCCGAAATGATCGAACAGCAAGTGAAAGCCCGGCAGGTAGCAGCTCAGCAAGGAGCAACGGCCCCTCCGGCGGTCCAGACAACACAAG CACCGATAGCTAATCCAACTGTCCAAGGTCAATCAGTGGTGGCAACAAGCAATGCTGGAGCACAACAGTCTACTGGTGGTGGTCAAGCGGATTACAGTGCCGAGTGGGCTGAGTACTACCGAAGGCTCGGTAGAATAGATGAGGCCGAAGCAATCGAGAAACAGATCGCTACTAACAAG GCTCCACAGGTACAGACTACTACGGGAGGACAACCGGGCAATGCTGCTGGACAGCCGTTCAATGCTGCAAGTGGAGGCCCTGGCGCAGCCGGAGGGAATCCCCAGCAAATGGCAGCACAGCAAGCAGCTGCTGCTGGTGGTTACGGAGCGCAGCAGTACCAGCAGTACTATGCAGGCGCCGCTGCTGCCGGTGGACAACCAGGAGGATACCAAGGATATCCCTACGGAGGTGGATACCCTGGCCAGCAGGGAGGTCAACCAGGCCAGCAACCAGGTGGCCAAGGACAGGACAAGAACTAG
- the LOC129765165 gene encoding far upstream element-binding protein 3 isoform X4, with translation MSDYSNQNSQNFSQSSAFAAALQRAKQIAAKIHPGGGQPVKRTLEDDSGPESKKFGGQSDYNNANSPTGMSPAAMQAAAQAAAVAARLSQINNNSNSNSSAGAQDPVQRARDLISKMVNQQGGHNGPMDNGNNHGGGGGGGGGRGGFGSSNFNNQPFQEIMIPGSKVGLIIGKGGETIKQLQEKSGAKMVIIQDGPGQEMEKPLRISGDPHKVEMAKQLVYDLIQEKDNYTQRQTMNGTEQAEVFVPKSAVGVVIGKGGDMIKKIQGESGCKLQFIQGRGDGPGDRRCIVQGSRAQVEEGKRMIEELIESVQRREQQGGGRGRGERDDRGDRGDRPHRGRDSHDNGNGGQYGNEYSGPQVTREEYTFTVPVNKCGIIIGRGGDTIKQINQQSGAHTEMDRKVSANQTTEKTFTCKGEPHQVEEAKRLIQEKINMEINLVYVGTSTAPAQQYQNNGQNAYGQGWGGYQQQSWDQTQQVQASAATAVAAQQQQQAGGQADYSQQWIEYYRGGPTNRSHPSSSRQMGMHREAEMIEQQVKARQVAAQQGATAPPAVQTTQGQSVVATSNAGAQQSTGGGQADYSAEWAEYYRRLGRIDEAEAIEKQIATNKAPQVQTTTGGQPGNAAGQPFNAASGGPGAAGGNPQQMAAQQAAAAGGYGAQQYQQYYAGAAAAGGQPGGYQGYPYGGGYPGQQGGQPGQQPGGQGQDKN, from the exons atGAGTGATTATTCAAACCAGAACtcgcaaaattttagtcaatcGTCAGCATTTGCAGCCGCTTTACAGAGAGCAAAACAA ATTGCAGCTAAAATACACCCTGGTGGTGGCCAACCGGTGAAGAGAACGCTAGAGGACGACTCGGGACCAGAATCGAAAAAGTTTGGGGGACAGTCTGACTATAATAATGCAAACTCGCCGACTGGCATGAGCCCAGCTGCTATGCAAGCCGCTGCTCAAGCTGCAGCCGTAGCCGCACGTTTATCGCAAATCAACAACAATTCTAACTCGAACTCGTCCGCGGGAGCACAAGATCCGGTCCAGAGAGCACGCGATCTGATTAGCAAGATGGTAAATCAGCAGGGAGGCCACAACGGTCCAATGGACAATGGTAACAACCACGGTGGAGGTGGAGGTGGCGGCGGAGGCCGTGGAGGCTTCGGCTCATCCAATTTCAACAACCAACCCTTCCAGGAAATTATGATTCCAGGATCAAAAGTTGGTTTGATCATCGGTAAAGGAGGCGAAACAATCAAACAGTTGCAGGAGAAATCCGGCGCCAAGATGGTGATTATCCAGGATGGGCCTGGACAAGAAATGGAGAAACCGTTGCGAATTTCCGGAGACCCGCATAAGGTAGAAATGGCAAAGCAGCTGGTTTACGACCTTATACAAGAGAAAGACAATTATACCCAACGACAAACTATGAACGGAACTGAGCAGGCAGAAGTATTCGTCCCTAAGTCAGCCGTTGGTGTCGTTATTGGAAAAGGTGGAGACATGATCAAAAAGATTCAGGGTGAATCTGGTTGCAAGTTACAATTCATCCAGGGACGAGGTGATGGACCTGGTGATCGACGATGCATCGTGCAGGGTTCCAGAGCACAAGTTGAAGAAGGCAAGAGAATGATCGAAGAGCTGATCGAGAGCGTTCAGCGACGTGAACAGCAGGGTGGTGGACGAGGCAGAGGCGAACGCGATGATCGTGGCGACCGAGGTGACAGACCTCACCGTGGACGTGACAGTCACGACAACGGTAACGGTGGACAGTATGGAAACGAGTACAGCGGTCCCCAGGTTACTCGAGAAGAGTACACATTCACAGTACCTGTGAATAAGTGTGGC ATCATAATTGGCCGCGGTGGGGACACCATCAAGCAGATCAATCAACAATCGGGAGCTCACACTGAAATGGACCGTAAAGTGTCCGCCAATCAGACAACAGAGAAAACATTTACATGCAAGGGTGAACCACATCAAGTGGAGGAAGCCAAGAGATTGATCCAGGAAAAGATAAATATGGAAATCAATCTGGTATACGTCGGTACCTCGACGGCTCCTGCTCAGCAATATCAAAACAATGGTCAGAACGCGTATGGCCAGGGATGGGGCGGCTACCAGCAGCAGTCGTGGGATCAGACTCAGCAAGTACAAGCAAGCGCTGCCACGGCCGTAGCTgctcagcaacagcagcaagcTGGTGGACAAGCCGATTATTCCCAGCAATGGATTGAGTACTATCG AGGAGGACCCACTAATCGGTCTCATCCATCCTCTTCCAGACAAATGGGCATGCACCGCGAAGCCGAAATGATCGAACAGCAAGTGAAAGCCCGGCAGGTAGCAGCTCAGCAAGGAGCAACGGCCCCTCCGGCGGTCCAGACAACACAAG GTCAATCAGTGGTGGCAACAAGCAATGCTGGAGCACAACAGTCTACTGGTGGTGGTCAAGCGGATTACAGTGCCGAGTGGGCTGAGTACTACCGAAGGCTCGGTAGAATAGATGAGGCCGAAGCAATCGAGAAACAGATCGCTACTAACAAG GCTCCACAGGTACAGACTACTACGGGAGGACAACCGGGCAATGCTGCTGGACAGCCGTTCAATGCTGCAAGTGGAGGCCCTGGCGCAGCCGGAGGGAATCCCCAGCAAATGGCAGCACAGCAAGCAGCTGCTGCTGGTGGTTACGGAGCGCAGCAGTACCAGCAGTACTATGCAGGCGCCGCTGCTGCCGGTGGACAACCAGGAGGATACCAAGGATATCCCTACGGAGGTGGATACCCTGGCCAGCAGGGAGGTCAACCAGGCCAGCAACCAGGTGGCCAAGGACAGGACAAGAACTAG